From a single Marinobacter sp. THAF197a genomic region:
- a CDS encoding DUF5666 domain-containing protein: MKRNGLTTAVRMVIAGALAGTLAACGGGGSGDGSAVNASSQGTSVGAVTGFGSVYVNGTRFQTSGSVSSDDGIEREDQLHKGMILKVKGSWDGRGAGRADDVSYDDTLRGPLTSMNWDDIEKTGQLQLLNQTVRLDRQTVFRGATPLELAGNPGAYNVRISGWRMENGDFRASYVGARSAGSRFDDFNDVEIEGLVANLDTSARTFEINGLQIDYNSATGDDDFDLDDLRNGLAVEVEGYLENGILIAREIEDEDDLFDDDDDVEISGEIYDFDASGRSFRINGVQVQYNRGTEFDDIRESSLQNGLFVKVEGDFRNGVLIAEEIEGRDGDVELDGRLEQIDLSNEVLIVSGIRVQLTPGTLIDDDDDDDRRSRVEDINGFRVGDYLEIEGRQRSENGGYLEAFTIEREDDDDDDDYELEARIDALSSTSVTFMNLEILLNGYSTDGARVGDEVEVEYRRTSGGQYVLTDDIDD, encoded by the coding sequence ATGAAACGCAATGGGCTGACTACAGCAGTGAGAATGGTGATTGCCGGCGCTCTGGCCGGAACTTTGGCAGCATGTGGCGGAGGAGGCTCCGGTGACGGCAGCGCCGTGAACGCCAGCAGCCAGGGCACCAGCGTTGGTGCGGTTACCGGGTTTGGCAGTGTGTACGTGAATGGCACGCGCTTTCAGACCAGTGGCAGCGTGAGTAGTGACGACGGGATCGAAAGGGAGGATCAACTCCACAAAGGTATGATTTTGAAGGTCAAAGGCAGCTGGGACGGCCGCGGAGCAGGCCGGGCTGATGACGTCTCCTACGATGACACCCTGCGTGGCCCACTGACCAGCATGAACTGGGATGACATAGAGAAAACTGGCCAGCTGCAGTTGCTGAACCAGACCGTGCGGTTGGATCGTCAAACTGTCTTCCGCGGCGCGACACCGTTGGAACTGGCGGGCAATCCCGGGGCATACAACGTGCGCATCAGCGGATGGCGTATGGAGAACGGTGATTTTCGCGCGAGCTACGTAGGCGCCCGCAGCGCAGGCTCGCGCTTCGACGACTTCAACGACGTTGAAATTGAGGGCCTTGTGGCAAATCTGGATACCAGTGCCAGAACCTTTGAGATCAACGGGTTGCAGATCGATTATAACTCGGCAACCGGGGATGATGATTTTGATCTGGACGATCTCCGCAATGGGTTGGCTGTGGAAGTGGAAGGCTACCTGGAAAACGGCATTCTGATCGCCAGGGAGATTGAGGATGAAGACGATCTGTTTGATGACGACGATGACGTAGAAATTTCGGGTGAAATCTACGACTTCGATGCCTCCGGCCGAAGCTTCAGGATCAACGGCGTACAAGTTCAGTACAACCGTGGCACCGAGTTCGACGACATCCGCGAAAGCAGTTTGCAGAACGGCCTGTTTGTGAAAGTCGAAGGCGACTTCCGCAATGGCGTATTGATCGCGGAAGAAATCGAAGGCCGCGATGGCGATGTTGAACTCGATGGCCGGCTGGAGCAGATCGATCTCAGCAACGAAGTGCTGATCGTCAGCGGCATCCGGGTTCAGCTGACGCCGGGAACCTTAATCGATGACGACGATGACGACGACCGTCGAAGCCGCGTAGAGGACATCAACGGTTTCCGTGTTGGCGATTATCTGGAGATCGAGGGCCGCCAGCGCAGTGAGAATGGCGGCTACCTGGAAGCCTTCACCATTGAACGGGAAGATGACGACGATGATGATGACTACGAGCTGGAAGCGCGGATCGATGCACTCAGCAGCACGTCGGTTACTTTTATGAACCTGGAAATCCTGCTGAACGGGTACAGCACCGACGGCGCCCGCGTGGGTGACGAAGTTGAAGTGGAATATCGTCGCACCAGCGGTGGTCAGTATGTACTGACCGACGATATCGACGATTAA
- a CDS encoding DUF6435 family protein: MLGFLKGDPKKKLQKAYEDKLAKALHAQRNGDLRSHGTLMEEAEKLYAEIQNLEQGKH, from the coding sequence ATGTTGGGATTTTTGAAAGGCGATCCAAAGAAGAAACTACAAAAGGCGTATGAGGACAAACTGGCCAAGGCGCTGCACGCCCAACGCAACGGCGACTTACGCAGCCATGGCACGCTGATGGAAGAAGCGGAAAAACTGTACGCGGAAATCCAGAACCTTGAGCAAGGCAAGCATTGA
- a CDS encoding chaperone modulator CbpM, translated as MTRKDQILTVEVADENGNTFTLREVCERGDCHAEFVIKLVNYGIISPVEDITEAREWQFDVEALARLQKALRLQRDLKLNLPGLAVSLDLIDEVNDMRREVARLNQQIRQLLGE; from the coding sequence ATGACACGCAAAGACCAGATCCTGACTGTAGAAGTGGCCGACGAAAACGGCAATACCTTCACCTTGCGGGAAGTGTGTGAACGGGGAGACTGCCACGCTGAGTTTGTCATCAAACTGGTCAACTACGGCATCATAAGCCCGGTAGAGGACATTACCGAGGCTCGCGAGTGGCAGTTTGATGTGGAGGCCCTGGCCCGTTTGCAGAAAGCCCTGAGGTTGCAACGAGATCTGAAACTCAACCTGCCCGGCCTGGCGGTCTCCCTTGATCTGATCGATGAGGTCAACGACATGCGCAGGGAAGTGGCTCGCCTCAATCAGCAGATCAGGCAGTTGCTGGGAGAATGA
- a CDS encoding DnaJ C-terminal domain-containing protein has translation MDFKDYYAALGVSESASPEDIKKAYRKLARKYHPDVSKEEDASDKFKEVGEAYEALKDPEKRAEYDQLRKYGARADGSFQPPPGWQSSSGFGGGGYTEADARQFSDFFEEIFGGGRAGGFSGAGYSGGFRQARSMRGEDVHARLALFLEEAFNGCEKQVSFTVHEPDDHGRMIARRKTLNVKIPAGMREGQHIRLKGQGAPGLGGGANGDLFIEVELAPHPHFVVEGADILVTLPVSPWEAALGATVTAPTVGGKVKVKVPKGSTSGRKLRLKGKGFPGKHPGDQIVVLQVAMPEQHSAEAESLYEKLAELEKNFNPRSKLHV, from the coding sequence ATGGACTTCAAAGACTATTACGCCGCCCTGGGGGTGAGTGAGTCTGCCTCACCCGAGGACATCAAAAAGGCCTATCGAAAGCTGGCGCGAAAGTACCACCCGGATGTCAGCAAGGAAGAGGACGCCAGCGACAAATTCAAGGAAGTCGGGGAAGCCTACGAAGCTCTGAAAGACCCCGAAAAACGCGCCGAGTACGATCAACTGCGCAAGTACGGCGCCCGTGCCGACGGCTCGTTCCAGCCGCCTCCGGGTTGGCAGAGCTCATCCGGCTTTGGTGGTGGCGGCTATACCGAAGCCGATGCCCGGCAGTTCAGTGACTTTTTTGAAGAAATCTTCGGCGGTGGCCGTGCTGGCGGGTTTTCTGGCGCAGGGTACAGCGGTGGTTTCCGGCAGGCCCGTTCCATGCGTGGTGAGGATGTGCATGCCCGCCTGGCGCTGTTCCTTGAGGAAGCGTTTAATGGCTGTGAAAAACAGGTGTCGTTTACCGTACATGAGCCGGATGACCACGGCCGGATGATCGCGCGCCGCAAGACCCTGAACGTCAAGATACCGGCCGGCATGCGCGAGGGTCAGCATATCCGCCTGAAAGGGCAGGGGGCACCGGGCCTGGGTGGGGGCGCGAACGGAGACCTGTTTATTGAAGTGGAGCTTGCCCCGCATCCCCACTTTGTTGTGGAAGGCGCGGATATACTGGTAACACTGCCGGTGTCGCCCTGGGAAGCCGCGTTGGGCGCCACGGTCACCGCGCCCACGGTCGGCGGCAAGGTGAAGGTGAAGGTGCCGAAGGGTTCCACCAGTGGCCGTAAGCTCCGGCTCAAAGGCAAAGGCTTCCCGGGCAAGCATCCGGGTGACCAGATCGTTGTCCTGCAGGTCGCCATGCCAGAGCAGCACTCGGCCGAGGCTGAATCGCTTTATGAAAAGCTGGCGGAGCTAGAGAAGAACTTTAATCCACGCAGCAAGTTGCACGTGTGA
- a CDS encoding SGNH/GDSL hydrolase family protein produces the protein MNNNHKKPIYLPAAVKASLTKALAALLMAALFTGCSELGYLLSNDKVTDADNNQVVFVGDSIFALSGEIQNQLETKAGETFRRYTVSGAQLSGELIAPSIPNQFREAVSDNPDIKTMVGDAGGNDILIPAIFLNSNNCKTPWWRFGRLSQQCRDFIDDIYVEGVDFLNEVAEAGVQNGVLLGYYYTKNGLFRLKDMKEAVDYGNATLARACRNSVLDCTFVDPRSVINDSDIIFDGIHPADSGSKKIADLIWPKLQPLL, from the coding sequence ATGAACAACAATCACAAAAAACCGATATACCTGCCGGCTGCTGTTAAGGCCAGCCTGACCAAAGCCCTGGCCGCCCTGTTAATGGCAGCCCTGTTCACCGGATGTAGCGAACTGGGGTACCTGTTGAGTAACGACAAGGTGACCGATGCCGACAACAATCAGGTTGTCTTTGTTGGTGATTCCATCTTTGCGTTGTCTGGCGAGATCCAGAACCAGTTGGAAACCAAGGCCGGTGAAACCTTCCGGCGCTATACCGTGTCTGGCGCCCAGTTGTCCGGCGAGCTGATTGCCCCGTCTATCCCAAATCAGTTCCGGGAGGCGGTATCTGACAACCCGGATATCAAGACCATGGTGGGCGATGCTGGTGGTAACGATATCCTGATTCCAGCCATCTTCCTGAATTCCAACAACTGCAAAACGCCCTGGTGGCGTTTCGGCCGGCTGAGCCAGCAATGTCGGGATTTTATTGATGACATCTATGTTGAAGGCGTGGACTTTCTTAATGAAGTAGCCGAAGCCGGGGTACAAAACGGCGTTCTTCTGGGTTACTACTACACCAAGAACGGGCTGTTTCGCCTGAAAGATATGAAGGAAGCGGTCGACTACGGCAACGCCACGCTGGCGCGGGCCTGCCGAAACTCAGTACTTGACTGCACCTTTGTTGATCCGCGAAGCGTGATCAACGACAGCGACATCATCTTTGATGGTATTCACCCGGCTGACAGCGGCTCGAAGAAAATCGCCGATCTGATCTGGCCGAAACTGCAGCCGCTACTCTAA
- a CDS encoding lipase secretion chaperone, protein MRAQSWIVLAAFTGLTMAGGIYIAQEAGNSDVQKRDQAIEARQPQAISPHGDSTRQARDRVLELAVKYLETYGETIHNPSTQAQLYNERRALIDADPGNGAQLFRDAVETAFPDTAAQILTLMANLDRYHEWLDDNELRLQALQPLQRETELWQQREALFGALASQIWGEEASFLEEKSQRFQQAVSNLEESGELQLTELAHQLHTSAEEIYGSDMTRQFAGSGALGHALFSLDSVQSHLQQLPPNQRQQTITDLRRQFGYPEDALERMAKQDQIREEKWQNGNAYMEKRQDLSRRLAGEELESELNRLREEHFGIAAPTIAREEEEGFYRFERPRRYGLN, encoded by the coding sequence ATGAGAGCTCAAAGCTGGATCGTACTCGCGGCATTCACAGGGCTGACCATGGCCGGCGGGATCTACATAGCCCAGGAGGCTGGTAACTCCGACGTTCAAAAGCGAGACCAGGCCATCGAAGCAAGACAGCCGCAGGCTATCTCGCCGCATGGCGACTCCACCCGGCAGGCCCGGGACAGGGTCCTGGAACTGGCGGTAAAGTACCTGGAGACCTACGGCGAAACCATCCATAACCCGTCAACCCAGGCCCAACTGTATAACGAGAGACGGGCATTGATTGACGCAGACCCCGGCAACGGTGCCCAGCTGTTCCGCGATGCTGTTGAGACCGCCTTTCCCGATACCGCCGCACAGATTCTGACGCTGATGGCGAACCTGGACCGTTATCACGAATGGCTGGATGACAACGAGCTTCGGTTACAGGCACTGCAGCCGCTGCAGCGCGAAACTGAACTCTGGCAGCAACGCGAGGCCTTGTTTGGTGCGCTGGCGAGCCAGATCTGGGGAGAAGAAGCCTCGTTTCTGGAAGAAAAATCCCAGCGGTTCCAGCAGGCTGTCTCCAATCTGGAGGAATCCGGGGAACTCCAGTTAACCGAGCTGGCCCACCAGCTCCACACCAGTGCCGAGGAAATCTACGGCAGCGACATGACCCGGCAATTCGCCGGCTCCGGCGCCCTGGGCCACGCACTGTTCAGCCTGGACAGCGTGCAAAGCCATTTACAACAGTTACCACCCAATCAGCGGCAGCAAACCATTACCGATCTGCGCCGGCAATTCGGCTATCCGGAGGATGCGCTGGAGCGCATGGCAAAACAGGACCAGATTCGGGAGGAGAAATGGCAGAACGGGAACGCTTACATGGAGAAGCGACAAGATCTTTCCCGGCGCCTGGCCGGTGAAGAGCTGGAATCGGAACTCAACCGCTTGCGGGAAGAGCACTTCGGCATCGCAGCACCCACCATTGCACGCGAGGAAGAGGAGGGCTTCTATCGGTTTGAGCGGCCCCGGCGTTATGGCCTGAACTGA
- a CDS encoding DUF3348 family protein, which translates to MPNQPQAQTGHPSKLLAQLAHLGAAATTDALPCFAERLSRLFGLGDTMTLDAATAYRARQPGEVQGAVVDKLTDELTTTRRALVRRVHTWADELEFEGEPECEPVLSSWLALQRKIAANSRQFRDKVRKSMKDQGQTLARLAELDAVFDHTMAGYTGQCFSTVSQVLEQRFRALQTSDEHPQTSGQASHDWFHRYCEEAQALLLAELDVRLEPVLGLLEACHDEVNNTP; encoded by the coding sequence ATGCCGAACCAGCCTCAGGCGCAAACAGGCCACCCATCCAAACTGCTCGCACAGCTCGCCCATCTGGGCGCAGCTGCGACTACTGACGCCCTGCCCTGTTTTGCAGAGCGCCTGAGCCGGCTGTTTGGCCTGGGCGACACCATGACCCTGGATGCCGCCACCGCCTACCGCGCCCGGCAGCCGGGCGAGGTGCAAGGTGCGGTGGTCGATAAGCTGACCGACGAACTGACCACCACCCGCCGGGCACTGGTCCGCCGCGTTCACACCTGGGCGGATGAACTTGAGTTTGAAGGCGAGCCGGAATGTGAACCGGTGTTAAGTTCCTGGCTGGCATTACAGCGCAAGATCGCGGCCAATAGCCGCCAGTTTAGGGATAAAGTACGCAAATCCATGAAAGATCAGGGCCAGACCCTGGCCCGCCTGGCTGAGCTGGACGCGGTGTTCGATCACACCATGGCCGGCTACACCGGCCAGTGTTTTTCCACGGTATCCCAGGTGCTGGAGCAACGATTCCGGGCCTTACAGACATCCGATGAACACCCCCAAACATCAGGCCAGGCATCTCACGACTGGTTCCACCGTTACTGCGAGGAAGCGCAGGCCTTGTTACTCGCTGAACTGGACGTTCGGCTGGAACCGGTGCTGGGTTTGCTTGAAGCCTGCCACGATGAGGTTAATAACACCCCATGA
- a CDS encoding DUF802 domain-containing protein produces MSKLFFTLAFAIGVAVVSWIGAGFIGSDLLALAFTGLIGAVYCLGFGELVNFRRQTRQLAGQVSQLPESQDQVSRWLNTLPQPLQYPAQRRIEGHAAALPGPQITPYLTGLLVMLGLLGTFAGMIVTLGGAASALDNSTELSAIRSALAAPIAGLSLAFGTSIAGVAASAMLGLASTLSRRDRAQASRTLDTALREKLHHLSADHQRQQAFQALETQAQALPQMASAMERMTARMEQLGQQLEQSLTRNQQEFHNTVGSHYQTLADSVANSLKTALDDSTKQAAERVEPIVIHAMEQLQSNAQSLQKSWTDDARQQLAELAAGFQKTTTDAGEHWQQNLEKYQEHFSNNTAELVDNQKAGIEQLVATISQQLSELREQEAGRADASAARMESLEATVTKHLSELGTALEAPMTRLIETASETPKAAAEVIRQLQSEIARNSERENELLEERQRLVQQLDSLLENQRSTADSQRDAVASLISGAGDTLTGISERFNTLIQEQSQQLGKLGDDITGSSQEVGALSDAFAQAIELFSQSNQQVVASLADIQKALDNAGTRHDEQLAYYVAQAREVIDLSVSAQKDVIDAAAALRRAEPSEAG; encoded by the coding sequence ATGAGTAAACTGTTCTTTACCCTGGCGTTCGCCATCGGCGTTGCTGTCGTGAGCTGGATTGGTGCCGGCTTTATTGGTTCTGACCTGCTGGCGCTGGCGTTCACCGGTCTGATTGGTGCGGTGTATTGCCTGGGGTTTGGCGAGCTGGTGAACTTTCGCCGGCAAACCCGGCAGTTGGCCGGGCAAGTTAGCCAGTTGCCGGAAAGCCAGGACCAGGTTTCCCGTTGGCTGAACACGTTGCCCCAGCCGCTTCAATACCCAGCGCAACGTCGCATCGAAGGCCACGCCGCTGCCCTGCCCGGACCGCAGATCACCCCCTACCTGACCGGCCTGCTGGTGATGCTGGGCCTTCTGGGCACCTTTGCCGGCATGATCGTGACCCTGGGCGGTGCCGCCTCGGCCCTGGATAACAGCACCGAACTCAGCGCCATCCGCAGTGCGCTGGCCGCCCCCATCGCCGGGTTGAGCCTGGCATTTGGCACCTCCATTGCCGGTGTAGCCGCCTCCGCCATGCTGGGATTGGCCTCTACCCTGAGTCGCCGGGACCGTGCACAGGCATCCCGCACACTGGATACGGCCTTACGGGAAAAACTGCACCACCTGTCTGCCGACCACCAGCGCCAGCAGGCGTTCCAGGCTCTGGAAACCCAGGCGCAAGCCTTGCCGCAGATGGCCTCCGCCATGGAACGTATGACCGCGCGCATGGAGCAGCTCGGCCAGCAACTGGAACAGTCTCTGACCCGTAACCAGCAGGAGTTCCACAACACGGTCGGCAGCCACTACCAGACCCTGGCTGATTCCGTTGCCAATTCCCTGAAAACCGCATTGGATGACAGCACGAAGCAGGCAGCAGAGCGGGTTGAGCCTATCGTCATCCATGCCATGGAGCAGCTACAAAGCAATGCCCAGTCCCTGCAGAAGAGCTGGACGGATGATGCCCGCCAGCAACTGGCCGAACTGGCCGCCGGTTTTCAGAAAACCACCACCGACGCGGGCGAGCACTGGCAGCAGAACCTGGAAAAATACCAGGAGCACTTCAGCAACAACACTGCGGAGCTGGTCGACAACCAGAAAGCCGGCATCGAGCAGTTGGTCGCCACCATTAGCCAACAGCTCTCTGAACTCAGGGAGCAGGAAGCCGGTCGCGCTGACGCCTCTGCGGCACGTATGGAGAGCCTTGAAGCGACGGTGACCAAACATCTGTCAGAGCTGGGAACCGCGCTGGAAGCCCCCATGACCCGCCTGATTGAAACCGCCTCGGAAACCCCGAAGGCGGCGGCCGAAGTCATTCGGCAATTACAGTCGGAGATCGCCCGCAACAGTGAACGGGAAAATGAGCTTCTGGAAGAACGTCAGCGGTTGGTCCAACAACTCGACAGCCTGCTGGAAAACCAACGCAGCACAGCCGACAGCCAGCGGGATGCGGTAGCTTCGCTGATCAGTGGCGCCGGCGACACGCTGACCGGCATCAGCGAACGCTTCAACACCCTGATCCAGGAACAGAGCCAACAACTGGGCAAGCTGGGCGACGACATTACCGGCAGCAGCCAGGAAGTCGGTGCCCTGAGCGATGCTTTCGCACAAGCCATCGAGCTGTTCAGCCAGTCCAACCAGCAGGTAGTCGCCAGCCTGGCGGATATCCAGAAAGCGCTGGATAACGCCGGCACCCGGCACGATGAGCAGCTGGCCTATTATGTAGCGCAGGCACGGGAAGTGATCGACCTGAGCGTTAGCGCCCAGAAAGATGTGATTGATGCCGCTGCGGCCCTGCGCCGGGCTGAGCCCAGCGAGGCCGGCTAA
- a CDS encoding OmpA family protein codes for MEQLEGGEQQSAPVWAIFSDLMAALVGILALILVWVIGIQLELSQSLAQEIEKREAEEQRRIALEQALEDPLTKGLVTFRDGRIGISGNVLFELNSDQLQAEGEEILESLIRPLQTYLEQHDELLMVSGFTDDLPMHPGNRYQDNWGLSAQRALTVTRSLTELGLPNDRVFAAAFGPHHPAVPNTDAESRAQNRRVEISTVPRAPSAATEPETGANNG; via the coding sequence ATGGAACAGCTGGAAGGCGGCGAACAGCAATCGGCACCGGTCTGGGCCATTTTCTCAGACCTCATGGCGGCGCTGGTGGGTATTCTGGCGCTGATCCTGGTGTGGGTGATCGGCATTCAACTGGAACTCAGCCAGTCCCTAGCCCAGGAAATCGAGAAGCGGGAAGCGGAAGAGCAGCGTCGAATTGCCCTGGAGCAGGCCCTGGAAGACCCGCTCACCAAGGGCCTGGTCACCTTTCGGGATGGCCGCATCGGCATCAGCGGCAACGTGCTGTTTGAGCTGAACTCGGACCAACTGCAGGCCGAAGGTGAAGAGATTCTGGAATCGCTGATTCGGCCCCTGCAAACCTACCTGGAGCAGCATGATGAGCTGCTGATGGTGAGCGGTTTCACCGACGACCTGCCCATGCATCCCGGCAACCGTTACCAGGATAACTGGGGCCTGTCGGCCCAGCGGGCACTCACCGTCACCCGCTCACTTACGGAACTGGGCCTGCCCAACGACCGGGTATTCGCCGCCGCCTTCGGGCCTCACCACCCGGCGGTGCCCAACACGGATGCCGAATCAAGAGCCCAGAACCGCCGAGTGGAAATCAGTACCGTCCCCCGGGCACCTTCGGCGGCCACGGAACCCGAAACCGGGGCAAACAACGGATGA
- a CDS encoding DUF2894 domain-containing protein, translated as MMNQASSPSLLDNLRRQGADRFDPVRFRYLESFERRLRANGLQQGGHWRKLEQAISDYQARLEGAEQPRQAPAAPEPSPISFLLDRLNQTTETPAEAPRSTLEQRVFGETSELEQTRTTSSSNSPQPLRAMIRARADQGTQALQERIRHGIESTPKEAGPMNAHRLVSRALKEMQTLSPEYLDRFARYTDTLLALERLAKRGLEKNL; from the coding sequence ATGATGAACCAAGCCTCCAGCCCTTCATTGCTTGATAACCTGAGACGGCAAGGCGCAGACCGCTTTGACCCTGTCCGCTTTCGTTATCTGGAGTCCTTTGAACGGCGGCTGCGCGCGAACGGACTCCAGCAGGGAGGACACTGGCGGAAGCTCGAACAGGCCATCTCCGATTATCAGGCCAGGTTAGAAGGTGCCGAGCAGCCCAGGCAGGCACCAGCTGCCCCTGAGCCATCCCCCATTTCATTCCTGCTGGACAGGCTGAATCAAACCACGGAGACACCGGCCGAAGCGCCGAGATCAACGCTGGAACAAAGGGTGTTCGGGGAGACTTCAGAGCTGGAGCAAACGCGCACGACATCAAGCTCCAACAGCCCACAACCCCTGAGGGCGATGATCAGAGCAAGGGCGGATCAGGGCACTCAGGCCCTGCAGGAGCGCATCCGCCACGGGATCGAGAGCACCCCGAAAGAGGCGGGGCCGATGAATGCACACCGGCTGGTTAGCCGCGCGCTAAAAGAAATGCAGACGCTGTCCCCGGAGTATCTGGACCGGTTTGCCCGTTATACCGATACGCTGCTGGCGTTGGAGCGGCTGGCCAAAAGAGGGTTGGAGAAGAACCTCTGA
- a CDS encoding transglutaminase family protein, producing MTFVRYHVRHETLYQYDQVVGESHHLLRLTPRALPWQKNLEHHLAISPEPSARRSFLDCFGNQITKIHFTADHEYLEIISEFWVELRKRPKPSAAAAKISWETVRDSLRYSADRKFSSDHLQATAFRFVSTNVPIDSQYAAYAREAFLPGRPLVEAADALMRMIHRDFHFDATATETSTPVEQAFKARRGVCQDFSHIMIACLRSVGLAARYMSGYILTHPPEGKERLVGADATHAWVAVFVPDFGWLELDPTNALRPDLEHITLGWGRDFSDTTPMRGVLLGGGDHEPEIAVTVVPEEEFASLYSDGETYLEEISP from the coding sequence GTGACATTTGTCCGTTACCATGTGCGTCATGAGACCCTGTACCAGTACGATCAGGTGGTGGGGGAGTCCCACCATTTGCTGAGGCTTACGCCGCGGGCGCTGCCCTGGCAGAAGAACCTTGAGCACCATCTGGCTATCTCGCCGGAGCCGTCTGCAAGGCGTTCTTTCCTCGATTGCTTCGGAAACCAGATTACCAAGATTCATTTCACCGCCGATCACGAGTACCTGGAGATCATCAGCGAATTCTGGGTGGAACTGCGCAAACGGCCGAAACCTTCAGCAGCTGCTGCAAAAATCTCCTGGGAAACCGTGCGTGACAGCCTGCGGTACAGTGCGGACAGGAAATTCTCGTCAGACCACCTCCAGGCCACGGCCTTCCGGTTTGTCTCCACCAATGTGCCCATCGACTCCCAGTACGCCGCCTATGCCCGCGAGGCGTTTCTTCCAGGCAGACCTCTGGTGGAGGCAGCGGACGCGCTGATGCGGATGATTCATCGCGACTTCCACTTCGATGCAACGGCCACGGAAACCTCTACACCGGTAGAGCAGGCATTCAAGGCCCGTCGCGGAGTCTGCCAGGATTTCTCCCACATCATGATTGCCTGCCTGCGATCGGTGGGTCTGGCCGCCCGTTACATGAGCGGCTATATCCTGACACATCCGCCAGAAGGCAAAGAGCGGCTGGTTGGCGCGGATGCGACCCATGCCTGGGTGGCCGTGTTCGTGCCGGATTTCGGCTGGCTGGAGCTGGACCCAACCAATGCATTGAGGCCAGATCTGGAGCATATCACCCTCGGCTGGGGCCGGGACTTCTCCGATACCACACCGATGCGGGGCGTGCTGCTGGGCGGTGGCGACCATGAGCCGGAGATTGCGGTGACCGTTGTCCCAGAGGAGGAATTTGCGTCGCTATACTCGGATGGCGAAACTTATCTGGAAGAAATCTCCCCTTGA